From Danio rerio strain Tuebingen ecotype United States chromosome 2, GRCz12tu, whole genome shotgun sequence:
acaaaaactctcgaaaaacTTTACTGtcagctgtgtctttaatatggtgtaaaaatTATTATGCGTTGTTGAAACATCAAGTAGGATgcagcaaagtcacttataaatgaaaactttattattttatgcaacagccttataTTTAAtagagaaacataagggcgatcatacgtAAAAAGACCCTAGTCTATAAGGAAAGATGCTTTCTttccctcatttatttatttgtttatttgtttggcgcatgtactcgtacGCGATCAGAAAACTAgagtccgcctctcctttcactccgccccagAGCCCCAACtagccctctttggcccaaggtattcggtgGGCCGAAAAAGGTCAGCAgctggccccgagaaagccctGCTTTGCctcgattaggccccggaagtgacagtggaaacacgactggccttggctcgctcatTTTAGGCACGATAGTGAAAACGCGGCTATTAGCATTATTCaagtatacttagactgtaaaaggccaataatgggttttctatttagaacaacaaagtACTGTTTAAACCAATCTAAATGTGGCTAGGCCTTCATCTCtaaacttataatactatttaaatcatatggtgattattcaaagttactaataGTAAATTGGTCTGCTTGATTTTATAGTAATGATTATGGTATgattaattagttttgttttagtaGATAGCAGATCTATGGGGATCGCACAATAATACcataatctgagtaagtagggttctgcctttttagaaTAGCGGATAATcatctctgtttaatgaccaagactgacttGTGCTTGtgtttaagagattgtatactcaGCCTGTACAAGTCTCAGGATGTTATGGGAAACCAAATGAACGAGAATAATGTACAATAATGAATCAAAGAGAATATTAAATCACAATCTAAAGtaatattaaaagaaacaaaataatcttataaaTGTATGGAGTCAggtaaaacgaggataaatatatcaatattctaaaccacctcatactaaaattagAGTCAGATATGtgttaagtttaaagtaaatcaacaATAAATTTAaagtgcactggaaagaccgaacatgcagtgaaccttcgtcTACCAGTAGACACCATCATTGGACTAACTGGCTGGActttacaacacaaacaaactgTTTATGCACTGATCGTTTTTTGCACCTGTGACAATGCATGAGATAAACATGTAGACACATTGTCTTCCATCTGATTAAAACAGGCTTGCTCAGCCATATATTTGACATTCCCCAAAGCAGTGGcgagggaaaaaataaaataataaccaaTATGACTTTCATGTTTCATGTACTTACTGGAATTTATTGGCTGACTGTATTTCCATGGTAATTTATGCAAATTTTTGCTAAGAAGGTTTCCCGTTCAGTTGTATGAATGGACATTTTTTCATGCATATTTTCAGATTGTATGTGCATGTTGGCATTTCCCTACAGTATTTTTAAAGTTCACTGTAATCCAATGGTAATCTGATCTCAATCAATAAAGCATCTTTATGATGTGGTAAAAAAAGATTTGAttctattatgtcaatatggattTGAATTTCTAAAGAAAGTTTCAGCACCTTCTCAAACCTATGCCATAAAGAATTAAGCAACTTCTAAAAGCAAAAGTAGTTCCAGCCTGATACTAGCAAGGCGCACCTAATGAAGGGCCCAGTAAATGTATGTTCTCATATTTTATTTACCTGATTGTCTCCGCCATTTTGATGCTTTCTTTTTTCCTATCATCAGTGAGCCGCCTAATAAAGTAGATGAAGTCAAGGCCAAAGCAAAAGACGCTTCCCACACCGCTCAGTAGAACAAGTTTACTATCATCAGCTGCTGCTGTGGCCATGGCACTCTGAACCTCCTTCATTACCTGAAATGAGTAAAGTTGTAAAGTAAAGTTACCTGAAAAGAGTAAAGTTGACAGATCAAATCAAGGTAGAATCAAAATCATTCACAGTATAAGCAACTTCATATATAGGAAAAATATGTATGCACCTATGATAGATGTACACGCAGAATGGCTATATGCTAACAAACtttcaattcatttaaaaatttacacggtaaaacctaaaaagttaaggtaactcaaaccatttaagtcaaaaactaatcctaatgggttctgtgaacttaatccatttgagtaaacgaagcaatttgagcacagtaaagcccaataaatgaagagaactcaaaccaactgcgtactgtaaaacccaaaaagttaaggcaactcaaaccgtttaagaaaacctattgctacaaaccatttgagtgaaaaaaaaaaataatctatacgagtactgtgaatttactccattaaggttgaagtaatgaggtatgtAATgaacttattaccttcaacactgaagttcaaatgagtaaaaaaacTTTCTGTCAATTTTGAgtaaactacactcatttcatttgttaaagttgactgttggggtttacagtgtataaataggATAACACATTTTCTTTATGgcgtcagattttatttttactttttatttatcatCATGACACCCAGCCCTAATTCTGAGGTTGAGGTATGAGATTATAAAAAGCAATGAGTCAAATATCAGGACACTTAAAATAGAACTATTATTTAGGCGCATTCTGAACTAAAAAACGGAATCCACATGCAACTTTGGCATATTGTGTTATACATTTAGACTTACGTCAGGATTCAGCGAGTTGTTCTCAGAGGTCTTTGTAGAAAACAGAATGTGTGTAAAGCCGTCCTGTTTTTTAACAACTATGTCCCTGTAGCGGTAAGCACTCTCAGTTTGTCGAACACTGAAACGCAGGCGCTTGTCAAAATTCGCCCGTTCCTCAAAACGTCTTTTGCCTGTCAGTCCTGAGCTGCTCATCACTCCtgctgcagcactttgtgtgatGGCGGTTCCATTGGCAGACGAGGCCTCCATTAGAGTAGTCACTCCTAggaaaaagcagcaaaaaaagtATGAGTCAAATAATTATGTATAATATTGTGATAATCTATAGAAATTGTACAgttataatatcatatataatcatgatattatatcatatcatatatcatatataaatagACAAATGATACTAAAGACAATTTCACCCTTTAAACGTATTTagacaaattacattttttttcaccttttcttgggataggacagtggaggacagacaggaaagcattgggatcAGAGAGGGAAAGGATCGGTATAGTACTGGAATCAagccgggaatcaaacttgggtcaccACGAGCAACATGGTGCTGAATgtcggcgcacttaaccactaggctattgccaatttttattatttctaaatgtcattttatcACTTTAATATTTCTGAATCTATAATCTATTAGTCAAAAGCCTGTGGTCAGtttgatttataaataaaaactaaatatctttagaattttacaaaacatttcaataatatttttggcTGGAAATTCAACTTTACTGTTCCTAATTTAAGATTTtctgataaaataaaaacagtcttGATGAGCATaagaaacatattattattattaatttatttaaatgagtgTTCATCATGGATACACAATCATTAACAAATACATGCTAATATTTTTATGACCTGAAATGAAATATTAGTTTAACATTATTACCAGTTAAACAGTATGCTGACAGTGTAACATAATTACAGTGTCTATTTTTGGTGTAGTCTTAAATCTTTTGGAGGATCTAAACAGATACTTGAACTTTTTTTATGTCTGTACTTATAAGTGTTCTGCAGTATCGTAATTCTGTATGGTATAGGAGTCTGTAGTTTATGAACCAGATTAAAATATGTTCAAATACAGTAGGAAATTATATGACCGTTCATATTACAAGGACCACAAGGCTGGCATAGAACATCATTTCAAACCTACATCATGTGTTGAATCATGAATTTATACCATTAAAGTCTAATGGTCGAGTAGAGTATCATGTTTTATTAAAGAGAAATTAAAAAGTCTTGGAGCTGAATAAGGTCtgtgtacaatgatttttttgtaTCAGTCCTTGTCCCTTTGTAGAGAGCATTTATCATGCTATTATGCAAGAAAAAAACTCAGATGCAAGACTGACGATAAAGTtcagtattactgtattttagtttagtttgatattaaatataaaaaagtaccAAACGTCATGGATGTGAGCATTCCTTTTTGTTATACAAAGATccaaacatttaacaaaattttGATTGGTTTTGATGGAGTACTCGTATCATCATATTTAGGATAACCAAGTGTACAGCTGATAAACACTCCAGAAAGTGCATGATGCTCTGCTAAAAcacatttgcttttatttatcaAGAGCttgtttattagtgtttattGTGTCATTCCATTGCTGGAAACACATAATCCATTAAATTATACGTAACTGACTGGAACAAACTAATTTAGCGGTGATTGCAAACCTGGAAGTAAAAAACCCTCATGAGAAAGTCATATTCCCAGTCAAGATGTCTTTACCTTTCCCATTCAATGTGCGGACGGCAGCTGGCGTAATGGGTATCTGTGGTGGTGGAAGTGCCGTTTGCGTTCTGGGCCTTGTGCCCATTCGGGCTCGCTCTTCTCCTGGCACCCGCATGGCTCCAGCAGGTTTCTCCAGCAAGGCCACTTCAGGAGGAACAGCATCTGGCTCTTGGCTGCCCTGCTCCAGACTATGAGCCGCTTCACTGGGAGACTCCTCAGTGTCAGCGCGGCTGTTCATTGGGCTCTTTGGCACCAGGATTTTGATGCCAGATTTCGACAGGTCCATACTGCGGCGCAGGGCACTCACAGTGGGTGCAGCAGCTGGCGCTGCTGTGGGGGCCGTCTCAGTGACTGTACCCATGATGCTGCTCGTGCCAGCCGAACGTCCTCTCTTCTGCTGTGGCGAGTCGCTGTCATTGGATGAATTCTGTGCTGGCTGAGGTCGTTTTGTGGGGTGTGTGTTTGGGGTTGGCGTAGAGGTTTTGGCTGTGTTGGAATTTGCTGAAGGGTGTTGAGGTCTGCTGATCTGCTTGCGAGCATTGATGCTAGTGTTGGCTGTGCTTGGGGAGCTGCGTGTGGATCGGAGCAAAGTTCCATCTTTCTGCTTTTCGCTGTGTTGTCGATTAAACTCATGGATGAACTCGATGCAACTGGACAGGTGACCCTCCGGCTCCCAGGTGTCTCCCTCAAAGCTGTAGCCTCGCCAGCGGACCAAGTACTCAGTCTTTCCCTTTTTGTTCTTGCGTTTGCCTATTATTCTTTCCACCTACAGAAAGGCAGGCAGAGGAAGTGCGGTTTAGTGAAGtgtatatgaaatattaaagtaCTGGCAGGATACAAAGATGAATGCTAAAGGACTCGCAAGGAAAGCTACGATTGTGGAAAGTTATTGACAAAAGCTAAAATTAGCATGTACATCTTTTCAGATGCACAGTGTGATCTGTAGTAAAGCTCCTCTGAAGGCCAGAGGGTGCTCTCATGGAAACTCCAAAcacactaggcatgggctggtataagattctgatggtatgataaccttggataaaaatatcacagtttcacgatATCATGGTGTAAAGATCACTGCtctaagatatatatttttttaaatgtctggaaaaaaacaaaaccttttcccccttttgtacacaatatattttcatttgaGAAACACTTAAAATAACGTGGAGCAGTagacatgtcaggctaaataattttaatgaattatagacttcagctgtcttcatttgtttcaaaaacacaattttttaaaaaacggcAACTTTGGAGAAATGTTCTGcttgagatactgttgtcctaaaaaacaaataaaaaaatgtaaataaaaaaatcgtactcataccttaggaacggtatagcagaaaatttagATGGTTTTtaaaccttaacttttccaaaccgcggtataccttgaacactgttatcgtcccatgcctaaaatACACATGAAGAAATCAAGGAACTCCCTGTAGCGGTTGCTGAATAAACAgaagatttaactgctttcaCAGATTCACCATAACTAA
This genomic window contains:
- the cdyl gene encoding chromodomain Y-like protein, with product MMATEELYEVERIIGKRKNKKGKTEYLVRWRGYSFEGDTWEPEGHLSSCIEFIHEFNRQHSEKQKDGTLLRSTRSSPSTANTSINARKQISRPQHPSANSNTAKTSTPTPNTHPTKRPQPAQNSSNDSDSPQQKRGRSAGTSSIMGTVTETAPTAAPAAAPTVSALRRSMDLSKSGIKILVPKSPMNSRADTEESPSEAAHSLEQGSQEPDAVPPEVALLEKPAGAMRVPGEERARMGTRPRTQTALPPPQIPITPAAVRTLNGKGVTTLMEASSANGTAITQSAAAGVMSSSGLTGKRRFEERANFDKRLRFSVRQTESAYRYRDIVVKKQDGFTHILFSTKTSENNSLNPDVMKEVQSAMATAAADDSKLVLLSGVGSVFCFGLDFIYFIRRLTDDRKKESIKMAETIRTFVNTFIQFKKPIIAAVNGPAIGLGASILPLCDVIWANEKAWFQTPYTTFGQTPDACSSVTFPLIMGVASANEMLLSGRKLTAQEACAKGLVSQVLWPGTFTQEVMVRIKELVSCNSVVLRESKALVRNINRAALEQANERECEALKRVWGSSQGMDSILKYLQKKIDEF